A genomic stretch from Setaria italica strain Yugu1 chromosome VII, Setaria_italica_v2.0, whole genome shotgun sequence includes:
- the LOC101773028 gene encoding aminomethyltransferase, mitochondrial has protein sequence MRGLLACATLARRAAAGSYGAAPARVRHLAGAAEAAEAELKKTALYDFHVANGGKMVPFAGWSMPIQYKDSIMDSTVNCRTNGSLFDVAHMCGLSLKGRGAIPFLESLVIADVAGLRDGTGTLTVFTNEKGGAIDDSVVTKVTDQHIYLVVNAGCRDKDLAHIGAHMEAFNKKGGDVKWHIHDERSLLALQGPLAAPTLQLLTKEDLSKMYFSDFKMIDINGYECFLTRTGYTGEDGFEISVPSENAVDLAKAILEKSEGKVRLTGLGARDSLRLEAGLCLYGNDMEQHITPVEAGLSWAIGKRRRAEGGFLGADVILKQLQEGPKIRRVGMFTQGPPARSHSELVSNSGENIGEVTSGGFSPCLKKNIAMGYVKSGLHKAGTEFKVVVRGKSYDAIVTKMPFVPTKYYKPS, from the exons ATGAGAGGCCTCCTCGCGTGCGCCACCctcgcccgtcgcgccgccgccggctcctacGGTGCGGCGCCCGCGCGCGTTCGCCATCTGGCGGgcgcagcggaggcggcggaggccgagcTCAAGAAGACGGCGCTCTACGACTTCCACGTGGCCAACGGCGGCAAGATGGTGCCGTTCGCCGGCTGGAGCATGCCCATCCAGTACAAGGACTCCATCATGGACTCCACCGTCAACTGCCGCACCAACGGCAGCCTCTTCGACGTCGCACACATGTGCGGCCTCAGCCTCAAGGGCCGCGGCGCCATCCCCTTCCTTGAGTCCCTCGTCATCGCCGACGTCGCGGGCCTCAGAGACGGCACCGGCACGCTCACCGTATTCACCAACGAGAAAGGCGGCGCCATCGACGACTCCGTCGTCACCAAGGTCACCGACCAGCACATCTACCTCGTCGTCAACGCCGGCTGCAGGGACAAGGACCTGGCACACATCGGGGCGCACATGGAGGCATTCAACAAGAAGGGTGGGGACGTCAAGTGGCACATCCACGATGAGCGCTCGCTGCTCGCATTGCAG GGTCCTCTTGCTGCACCAACTCTTCAGTTGCTGACGAAAGAAGATTTGAGCAAAATGTACTTCAGTGACTTCAAGATGATTGACATTAATGGATATGAGTGCTTTCTCACGAGAACTGG TTACACTGGTGAAGATGGCTTTGAAATCTCTGTTCCATCAGAGAATGCAGTCGATCTTGCAAAGGCTATCCTGGAGAAATCTGAGGGCAAGGTGCGGCTGACTGGTTTGGGCGCCCGTGACAGTCTCCGCCTGGAGGCTGGCCTCTGCCTTTATGGCAACGACATGGAGCAGCACATCACGCCCGTTGAGGCTGGACTCTCATGGGCAATCGGCAAGAGGAGGAGAGCTGAAGGCGGCTTCCTGGGTGCAGATGTGATCCTCAAACAGCTTCAAGAAGGCCCAAAGATCAGGCGTGTCGGCATGTTCACACAAGGGCCGCCTGCACGGAGTCACAGCGAGCTCGTTAGCAACTCTGGGGAGAACATCGGTGAGGTGACCAGCGGAGGGTTCAGCCCGTGCCTGAAGAAGAACATCGCCATGGGTTACGTGAAATCGGGGTTGCACAAAGCTGGGACAGAGTTCAAGGTGGTTGTTCGTGGGAAGTCCTATGATGCTATTGTCACCAAGATGCCCTTCGTGCCAACAAAGTACTACAAGCCCTCATAG